GAGCCCAACGTGATCGTGCGCCGCCTGCTGGCCGCGGGCAGCGAAATGGCCCACGCCTCGGAGTCGGACTACGTGATCATCAACGAGGTGTTCGACGATGCGCTGGAGCAGTTGCGCAACGTCGTCAGCGCCACGCGGCTGCGCTTTTCGTCGCAGAAGGCGCGGCATGCGGAGCTGTTCATCGAGCTCGGCATCCACTGAAACGATGCCTGCCGATGACAGCCGCTCGGAGCGCCGCCGGCGTTTTCCGCCGCGTGCTGTAAAATGGCAACCCAACGTAAGGTTTTGTCCCAAGGTGGATTTGATATGGCGCGTATTACCGTCGAAGATTGTCTGAAACACATTCCGAATCGTTTCGAGCTCGCGCTGGCGGCCACGTATCGTGCGCGCCAGCTGGTGCAGGGCCACACGCCCAAGGTCGAAGCGAAGGACAAGCCGACCGTGGTGGCACTGCGCGAGATCGCGTCGGGCCAGGTCGGCATCGAGATGCTGAAAAAGGTCCCGACCTGATCGACCAGGCGGCCCATGGCTCATCCCTGCATCGTGCCAGCACAGTTCCAGGCTACCCAGCCGGATTCCCCGGGCCGCCGCCATGCCTTCGCCGCATCCGCCCTCCAAGCCTCCATCGCAGCCGTCGCCGACCGCCGTCGCGCCGGCGCCTGGCGATGCGGCCCCGCCCGCCGCGCGTAAGCGCACCATTCCGGGCCAGTCTTCCGTGAACGCGCGCACCGGCGCTCCCAATCTTCCCGATCCGCTCGGCGACGATGTCGTCGGCGA
This Cupriavidus nantongensis DNA region includes the following protein-coding sequences:
- the rpoZ gene encoding DNA-directed RNA polymerase subunit omega, with protein sequence MARITVEDCLKHIPNRFELALAATYRARQLVQGHTPKVEAKDKPTVVALREIASGQVGIEMLKKVPT